TGGTATAAAAACAAATTTGCACAGTCTTTTTCTGCATTTCTTTGTCCTGTTCAATTTTTTATGCACATGGAATTAGCCGTTTTTCAGGAACTTACAGAAGAAATAACCATAGAATGTTTTTATATGACAGAATCCCAGCAGGAAGAGAAAGTAATACAGCTTATTGATCTCCATCATTTTGTGGAATGTTATCAGCAGGAAATTCGGATTTTAAATTACATTAACCATCCTGTTAATATCATAGAAGAAAATGGGATTAAGAAAGGGATCCTGTTTTATGACCTCAAGTATTCTTCCCCATTTGACTGGAATGTCTTTGAGGAGTTTAAAAGGCGGAACAGACTTAAAGAGATCTGGTTTGTCTTTGTGGAAGAAGATTCTGTGCCCAATACGATCCGCTATACCGATTTTATGGCAGAGAACAGCATTGAAATATTTTATGACAGAATATTCCTGTTCAATTTTTTTCAGTCTTCCATCTTATCCTTAAAATAATAATATGAAAGTATTAAGAAGAGCCCTTCTTCCCTTTGCTATGCTGCCTTTGAAAAGCATTGTGTCTGCACAGAAGAAAGACAGTATTCCCCTGAAGGTAAGAGCTTATTTTGCAGATAAATTTCCGCAGAACCGTGATATGAACGTCGATTTTACCCAAACAGGTCCCTATCAGTTTTCATCAAAACTTCAGGGAGCTGACCTTCCTGACAATAAGGTAAAAAGTTTTCAGCAGGTAAAAGCAAATGCCAATATTTATTTTATAAAAAATAAAAACCTGCTGCTGAGTACCTCTCTGAACTATCGGTACACAGCATTCAATACCGAAGAACCCATGATCACTGATGCCAGTACTCAGGATCACTATCATTATCATTCTGAAGCAGTAAATCTGAGCTATTTTTCAAAACTGTTTCAAAAGATTGCCATCTACACTGCCAGCATTTCTACAGATGGAAGTGAACAGCATTTTGAAAGAATCAGAGGAACAGTAACCGCCTCACTCATCCTGAAAGCTACACCAAAGACAAAGATGATGGTAGGTATTGCCGGTTTTATAGATCCCAGTAGTCAGATACCCGTTCTTCCGATCTTTACCTATGAAAATAAATTCAATAATGGCTGGGTACTTGATGTGCTTCTTCCTAAAAAGGTACTGATCAGAAAGGACATTTTTGCCAACGGGAGAATTTCTCTGGGAACAGAGATGGATAATACTACCTTTTATATATACAGGAACAGCAGAACCTACGAATTCCGCCAGCTTGAGATTAATTCCGGAGCTATTTATGAGCATAATCTGGGCGGTAATTTTATCGGAACCTTAAAAACAGGAATCAGAGCGGTTCCTCAGGCAAGAGTTTTTGACAAAGAAGAATCTTTTAAAGACTATATTTTTAAAGCCAGTTATCAACCCTCATTTTATGTCAATGTCGGAATATCTTATAATCCTTTTGGAAAACCTGGAGCAAAATGATTTCAGGCTTTTCGAAACCATTAAAAAGCTTTGGAAAAAACGAAACCGAAGTTTCTGAATCTATCTTGTTTAATGAAGCTGATACGTATTGTTAAGTGGTAGGCTACAATCCAATTCCCTTACATTTCCCAACTACTCTTTTTTAAAAATCAGTGCGTTCCCATCTTTGAAAACAAATTAATAATGATGACCCCGATCACGATCAGTGCAATGCCAATAATTGCAGGAACATCAGGCACCTGCTTAAAGGCCAGGACTCCAATGATCGTAATAAAAATAATTCCTACTCCGGACCAGATAGCATAAGTAATTCCTACCGGAATATGACGTAGTGTAAGACTCAAAAAATAAAATGCACAGGCATATCCTATAACCGTTACCACAGACGGCCATAGTTTTGAGAATTCTTCAGATTTCTTTAGAAAAGTAGTGGCTATGATTTCAAACACAATAGCTAAAGCAAGAAAAATATAACTGCGTCCCATAATTTATTCTTTCTACAAAAGTAACAAAAGTGAACTTCCATTCCTAAAAACAAATCCCTGGAAATGAACAAAAAAGTGATCATAAAAAACGTCTGTATTGCCTATCCCATTGACTTTTAATCCCGGTTTAGAGATAAATAATTCATAGAAAAAAAATGGCTTTTTTGTGAAGGCTTATGATAAATCCAAAATAAAAACAGCCGTAATCAACTAATATAAAGAAACTTAAATACACTTCCAGTTATCACATCATTTATCTGACATACGTTCATAGCTGGTGTCAGCTTTTTCATTTTTGTGACAATATAAATATTTCCCCTTGTCATGAAATCTGACAACTGACAAAAACTTTTGTTAAAAAAATACAGCCTAAAATAAATTTTATTAACAAAGAAATCAGATTTACGCTAAAATTTTCCGTCTCAAAAAAACATTTTACAGAGGTATTAT
This genomic window from Chryseobacterium sp. MEBOG06 contains:
- a CDS encoding DUF6268 family outer membrane beta-barrel protein, translated to MKVLRRALLPFAMLPLKSIVSAQKKDSIPLKVRAYFADKFPQNRDMNVDFTQTGPYQFSSKLQGADLPDNKVKSFQQVKANANIYFIKNKNLLLSTSLNYRYTAFNTEEPMITDASTQDHYHYHSEAVNLSYFSKLFQKIAIYTASISTDGSEQHFERIRGTVTASLILKATPKTKMMVGIAGFIDPSSQIPVLPIFTYENKFNNGWVLDVLLPKKVLIRKDIFANGRISLGTEMDNTTFYIYRNSRTYEFRQLEINSGAIYEHNLGGNFIGTLKTGIRAVPQARVFDKEESFKDYIFKASYQPSFYVNVGISYNPFGKPGAK
- a CDS encoding DMT family transporter; translated protein: MGRSYIFLALAIVFEIIATTFLKKSEEFSKLWPSVVTVIGYACAFYFLSLTLRHIPVGITYAIWSGVGIIFITIIGVLAFKQVPDVPAIIGIALIVIGVIIINLFSKMGTH